The following nucleotide sequence is from Pseudonocardia abyssalis.
GGCCGGGTCTGGGTTTGGATACCGGGTGCGAGGAGGGCGGCGCGATGAGCCAGAGCCGTGACATCGCGACTCCCGGCACGCGTACCGCGGCGTTCGCAGCGGTAACAACTGTGCTGGTTGCGGTGACCGCTGGTGCTGTGGCCGGGAGTCACCCGCTGCACACAGCAACTCTGGGTGCAGCCGCAATCGCACTGGGGCTAATGCGCCTGGCGCAGCCAGGCCGACATCGAGGCTACTTCGCCGCAGCCAGCGGCATGCTGGTCAGTGAGCCCGTCGTGCATGCCGCGATGGCCGTTCTCCCATATGGGACCGAGCATTCCGGCGACCGCGCGATCCTCCCGCTGCAGATGGTGTTGGCCGTGCTCGTCATTGCCGCTGTCGCCGGGGCGGAAACCCTATATCTGCTGGCCGGTGCGTTGTGGCGGGCGCTTCGGCTACCGCGGCGCCCTCTCCCGGTCCCCGGGCGACCGACGCCACCGCTCGTTGACGTTCTCGCAGCAGCCGTACCCGGACCCGGGGCTGGCCAATTCCGTCGCCGCGGACCTCCGTCGAGGCTGACCGTCGCCTGATGCGACTGCACGTGCCGCCTGGGGGGTCGAACCGCAGGCCGGCGCAGGTCTCCACGGGTCCCGCTCGACGCAGTTCGCCTCGTCGTCAGCCAGCCATGCTCAGGTAGCCGCACTCGGAGTTGCTGTGCACCTTCACCGTTTGACGAACCCCCACGCGGTTCTATCCGTCCGCGGGGTTCGACGATGAGCACCCTGGAGGCGGTGTTGGTGTTCGGCGGGATACCGCTGGCCATCGTCGGAGTCATCGCCGCGGCCGTCTTCGCCGCTGCACCGCGTCGCGCGTCGCAGCAATTCGAGCCGCCGGTCGGCATCATCGCCGAACAGGCGCCCTGCAACGTGCGGAACACTGACGACGGCCGGGAGATTCACAATTCCTCGGATGAGTCCTCGCAGGCCGCGTCACGCGCGTGCTGGACGGTGCGGTGCGCCGAGTGCGGCATCAAATACTCCGAAGGCCCGGACGCTGTGCATTTCACCGGTCCTGTCCACGGAATATCGGTCACAGCCGCGCACGGCTGGCGGCTCGCCGGAGCCAGGATGCGATGCCCGAAATGCGCTTGATTCGCCGCCCTTTCTGCGTGCTTGTCGTACCGTTCACAGCTTATGTAGCCGACCCGTCCATGAGGGAGTGATCCCGTCGTGGGCCCACAATTCTGCTAATCCCCGACTGAGCTGCGTGGCGCCCCCGCTCCGCCGCTGCGAGGTGTAATCATCGATGACTGGTGACTCCGGTTCCCGTTCCCGAGTGCCCGTTCTGCTGATAGTGCTAGGTCTACTACTGGTCGCTATCGCCGGGGCGAATCTGCTCTCGCCCGACCCCGCACCGACACCGCAGGCCGCGGTGCCCGTCGCCGGGCCCAGCGCTCTCGACGAACTGATCGACAACGCACAGCGGACTCTGCGGCGCAAACCCGAAGACGCCCCGCTGTGGGCGCGGCTCGGCGCCGCCTACACCGAGCAGGCGCGAATCACCGGTGACCCGTCGTACTACGGCCAGGCGCAGGGCGCGTTGGACCGCTCGATGCAGATCGACCCCGTCGACAACGGCGAGGCGCTGATCGGGTTGGGCCAGCTGGCCAACGCCCGTCACGACTTCGCGGCCGCGCGCGACTACGGAGAACAAGCACGTCCACTCCGGCCCTACACCGGTGAGGTATACGGCGTTCTGGTCGACGCCTACGCTCAGCTCGGCCAACCTGATGCCGCAACTGCCGCCCTCGAGAGCATGCTGGATGTCGAGCCCGGTCTCGCCGCCTTCACCCGCGCGTCCTACGACCTGGAGCTCCGCGGCCGCGTGGACGACGCCAGGGCGGCCTTGGAGCGGGCGTTGTCATCCGCATTGTCACCCGAGGACGTCGCGTTCTGCCGCTACTACCTGGGCGAGCTGGCCTGGAACAGCGGGGACGTCGAGGAAGCGGCTACCCAGTACACGGCCGGTCTGGACGCACGGGCCAACGATGTCGCCTTGCTGCAGGGCATGGCCAAGGTCGCCTACGCACAGGGGCGCACCGACGATGCGCTCGCCGCCTACCAGGAGATCACCAACCGGGTACCGCTACCGGGATACCTATTGGAGTACGGCGAGTTGCTGCAGGCCGTAGGTCGCACCGATGAGGCACAGGCGCAGTACGACGTCCTCGCCGTCCAGCAGCGGCTCTACGCCGCAGGCGGGTCCACCGACGACCAGGTTGCCGCGCTGATCGCGGCCGACCACGGCGAGCCGGCGGATGCGTTGAGGCTGGCTGAGGCCGAATGGGGCCGGAGGCAGAGCATCTTCAGTGCCGATTCGATGGCCTGGGCCCTGTACGCGAATGGCCGCTATGCCGAAGCGATCACGTTTGCGGACCGCGCCGCTGAGCTCGGTTGGCGAAATGCAAGCTACTTCTATCACCGCGGAATGATCCTGGCCTCGCTGGGTCGCCGCGATGAGTCGCTGGCGGCTTTGAACGAGGCGATGTCCATCAATCCCTACTTCAACCCGCTGCAGGCACCGATCGCCCGCGCGACGATCGCCTCTTTGGAGTCTGGGTCATGAATCTTCTTACGGAAGGTGTAAGAGGGACTTCCGAATTCGACGCCATGAGACTGACGCCGGGCGAGAGGGAATCGCAGTTCTCAGGTGTTGCTCAGGCGTCCCTCCTGATCTTGCTGTCACCGCAGCCGAATGTGATGAGGATTAGATGATGGTCAGCGGAAAGAAGAGCAAGCGAACCCGCCGGGAACGGAGCAGGCCCTCGCCGGTGACCGACCGGTCCACCCCGTGGGGGACGATCGCTGCGGTATTGGTGGTGGTGCTGTTCGCGGGCGGTGTCTTCGGCTACGCCCTGCTGGAGTCCCAGGCCGGCAACGCGCGTGCCGAGGCGCTTTCCGCCTTCACTCCGTCGGCGGCCAACCAGGATCCCTCGACACAGATCCCGGGAGTCTCCGAGCAGACCTACGAGGGCGGCCAGCACGTCGGCCCGACCGAGCAGGTGGCCTACACCCAGTCCCCACCGACCGGTGGCACGCATGACCAGGCGTGGGCCGCTTGCTCCGGCGTGGTCTATGACCAGCCGGTGCGTAGTGAGAACCTGGTGCACTCGATGGAACACGGTGCGGTATGGATCGCCTACAACCCCGACCAGCTCGGCGGTGCCGCCCTCGAGCAACTCGTCGACCGTGTTCAGGACCGGCCGTACATGGCGCTGACCCCGTACCCGGGTCTTGACCAGCCGATCGCGTTGCAGTCCTGGGGGCATCAGCTCAAGCTTGCCGACGCCGCCGACCCCCGTATCGACCAGTTCGTGGCCGCGCTTCGCGCCAACCCGAACACCCATCCTGAGAACGGGGCCAGCTGCGACGCGTTGGGGCCCGGCCAGTTCGACCAGGACGCTCCACCGCCCTACCAGCCTGCCCCACCGGCCTCAGCGGCCGGGCAACCCGGCGTCCGGGCCGAGACCGAGACCGCCGCAGAGCAGCCCACCGGAGACGGATCATGACCGGCCGGACACCTGCCGACAGCGCTGACACCCGCGCCGACACCTCAGCAGACGTGTCGCCGATCGAGTCGGCCGGACCGGCGCATTGGCCCCGGAGGGTGATCGCAGCGGGTGCGGTGCTGGCGCTGTTGCTGCTGGCGGCAACCGGAGGCCTGCTCCTCGGGCGCTTCGGCGCTGCGGGGTCGGCCGTGCCGGCCGCGGACTCGGTCGACGTCGGGTTCGCCCAGGACATGAGCGTGCATCATCGCAACGCCGTGCAGATGGCTAGCTGGGCGCGCGACAACAGCGGCGATCCGACCGTCCGCCCCCTTGCTTTCGACATCGAATCCGGACAGACCGCCCAGATCGGTCAGATGCAAGGCTGGCTCGCCCTATGGGACGCGCCGGCCTTCCCGGTCAACGGGTACATGCGATGGATGTCGGACATGAGCACGGAGCTCGGCATGGGCCACACCGCAGACGGCAGGGCACGGATGCCGGGAATGGCTTCGACAGAGGACCTCGCCCGGCTCAGGGCCAGCACGGGACCAGCCGCCGATGTGCTGTTTTTGCAGTTGATGCTGCGCCATCACGAAGGCGGCGCCGGCATGTTGAGCTACGCCGCCGAGCGGGCCGGGCGGCAGCAGGTGCGAAACCTGGCCGCCCAGATGCTCACCGCCCAGACCGCGGAAAGTCAGTCCATCCGTCAGATGCTCGCCGAGCGGGGCGCAGCCCCACTACCAGCCTGATGGTCCTCGACGCCCTGCCCGAGGGTCTCGGACCGCCCGCACTGTCCGGTGGCGCGTTCGGTGCCAACCGATCATCAGGGGCGGCATCAATGATCGGCAACGTCGTCTCCTCGCGACTCGACGACACCGGCAGACGCGGCCACCGATGTCGTAGACAGGCGATCACCGGTGGCACCTCAGAGACATCGATGACGGCCTACCGGCATCACCTACAGAAGCAGGGTGACCAGTGAGCGCACAGCCCTCCCCACCGATCGACGGACCGGTGTCCCTCCCGGAGGCGCCTGCGCCCGTTGCGCCGCGGTGGCACGCACGCTTCGGCGGCCCTCCGCGTCGCACCGTGCTGCTGGGCCTCACGGGTTCGGTGCTCCTGGTTCTGGGCGGATTCGGTGCGGGCGGGATACTGGTTCGGGATCCGGTGCTGACGAACTCAGCGCTGGGCTTCTGGCGCTACGGTCACGGCCGCGAGGTGGCGACGGCGCTGGTGTACCTCGGCGTCGGGCTCCTGGTGTGGGCGTGGGTGCAGCTGGGACGCGACGTCCTTGCGAGCCGGGTGAGCGGGCGCGCGGTGCTGAGCACCGCCGCGGTGTGGCTCGCACCGATGCTGGTGGCGCCGCCGCTGTTCACCCGCGACGTCTTCAGCTACCTCGCCCAGGGCACGCTGCCGCTGCGCGGTCACGACCCCTACCAGGTCGGCCCCGATGTCCTGGGGGACGTGCTCAGCGAGAACGTGCACTACTTCTGGCAGGAGACCCCGGCTCCCTACGGGCCGCTGTTCATCCTGCTCGCCCAGGGCATGGCCTGGCTGTTCTCCGCCACCGGGCAGAACATGATCGTCGGCGTCGTCGGGTGGCGGCTGCTCCTGCTGCCGGGCCTGCTGCTGGTGGTCTGGGCGCTGCCCGAGCTCACCCGGCGCCTCGGCGGGCGGGTACCGGTAGCGCTGTGGATCGCGGTGGCGAACCCCGTCACGGTGATCCACATGGTCGGCGGGATCCACAACGACCTGCTGGTCGTCGGACTGCTGGCCGCGGGCAGCCTGTTCGCGCTGCGCGGGCGGCACGTCACCGCGATCGCGATCGTGACAAGCGCGATGGCGGTCAAGGCCACCGCCGGGGTGGCACTGCCGTTCCTCGTGCTCGTGTGGGCAGCCCGGCTCCCGGGCTCGTTTCGCGTCCGGCTCGCGAAGGCGACTGCGGCAGGGCTCGGCGTATTCGGCGTCGTGTTCGCCTTCTGGACCTTCGTCGCGGGGTTCGGGGTGGGCTGGCTGCCCGCCCTGTCCGCGCCGTCGATGATCGTGAACTGGCTGTCGATGCCGACCGGTGTCGGCGAGCTGGCGTTCACCGCCGTCAACCTTGTCGCCGAGGTCGACAAGCAGCCGTTCGTCAACGTGGCGCGGATCCTCGGCGCGTCGGTGCTGCTGGTGATCGCTGTTTGGCAGTGGTGGGCGGCCCGCGACGGCGGGCCCGACGCCGTCCGCCAGGCGGGCGTCGTGCTGCTCGCTGTCGCCGTGCTGTCGCCGACGATGCTGCCGTGGTATTTGAGCTGGGGCATGGTGCTGTTGGCGATGACGGCCTGGACGCCGCGCGGCCTCGCGTACGTGGTGTTCGGCTCGGTGTGGCTGCTCATCGTCTACTACCCGGACGGCGAGACCGCGCTCTACAACTGGCCCTACCTGGCGGTGTGCGCGCTGCTCGCCGGCCTGGCGGCGGTCTCGCTGCTGCGGCCCGACCCGCTGCACTTGGCCGCTGGCGCCCGCGGCCCCCGCTCCGCCGTGACCGGCGCCCGCGACGACCGCCGGCGCCGTCCGCGACCGCTGTGAGCGGTGCCGGGTACCCGGCGGGCTGATCTCACCACAGCGATCGCTCGGCCTGCTGCGCGGGAGCTGGCGGTAGATCGTCCCGGCCGACGCCAGGGCCGACCGGCTCCGCCACGGACCGCGGAGCCGGATGGCGGCGGTCGTGGGAGCGGTGTCGCCGGTCGTCTGGGTCGAGTCGGTGGATGCGATCGCCTACGAGTACCGGCGAACCTCAATCTCGGATGCGAGGGCAGCTATCCGACCGCAGGGGCGTCGCTGTGCACCTGAACCTCGTCGCCGACCTGGAGGTAGTCGAAGAACGCCGCCGCGTTGTCCCGTTGCATGCGGATACAGCCGTATGAGCTGGTCTGCAGGCTGCCCTCGTGGAACGCGATGCCGCCGGGGGCGAAGAACACCGAGTAGGGCATGGGCGTGCCGTACTCGCGGCTCACCCAGTCCTTGGCCTTCCATTCCACGGCATATCGGCCGGGTGGTGTGGGGTCGAGCTCGTCGCCGATGCTGATCGGGACCGGGCCGCGGAGGATGCGGCCGTCCTGGAACAGCCAGGCCTGCAGCCCGATCAGGTCGGCGCAGGCCCTGGCCGTCACCGTGCACGGGGTGCCCGGCACGAGCGGGGCGGGCACGGGAGGCCCGGGTATCGGCCCGGCGAGTGCTATCGAAC
It contains:
- a CDS encoding DUF3105 domain-containing protein — its product is MTDRSTPWGTIAAVLVVVLFAGGVFGYALLESQAGNARAEALSAFTPSAANQDPSTQIPGVSEQTYEGGQHVGPTEQVAYTQSPPTGGTHDQAWAACSGVVYDQPVRSENLVHSMEHGAVWIAYNPDQLGGAALEQLVDRVQDRPYMALTPYPGLDQPIALQSWGHQLKLADAADPRIDQFVAALRANPNTHPENGASCDALGPGQFDQDAPPPYQPAPPASAAGQPGVRAETETAAEQPTGDGS
- the mptB gene encoding polyprenol phosphomannose-dependent alpha 1,6 mannosyltransferase MptB, with protein sequence MLLGLTGSVLLVLGGFGAGGILVRDPVLTNSALGFWRYGHGREVATALVYLGVGLLVWAWVQLGRDVLASRVSGRAVLSTAAVWLAPMLVAPPLFTRDVFSYLAQGTLPLRGHDPYQVGPDVLGDVLSENVHYFWQETPAPYGPLFILLAQGMAWLFSATGQNMIVGVVGWRLLLLPGLLLVVWALPELTRRLGGRVPVALWIAVANPVTVIHMVGGIHNDLLVVGLLAAGSLFALRGRHVTAIAIVTSAMAVKATAGVALPFLVLVWAARLPGSFRVRLAKATAAGLGVFGVVFAFWTFVAGFGVGWLPALSAPSMIVNWLSMPTGVGELAFTAVNLVAEVDKQPFVNVARILGASVLLVIAVWQWWAARDGGPDAVRQAGVVLLAVAVLSPTMLPWYLSWGMVLLAMTAWTPRGLAYVVFGSVWLLIVYYPDGETALYNWPYLAVCALLAGLAAVSLLRPDPLHLAAGARGPRSAVTGARDDRRRRPRPL
- a CDS encoding tetratricopeptide repeat protein; the encoded protein is MPVLLIVLGLLLVAIAGANLLSPDPAPTPQAAVPVAGPSALDELIDNAQRTLRRKPEDAPLWARLGAAYTEQARITGDPSYYGQAQGALDRSMQIDPVDNGEALIGLGQLANARHDFAAARDYGEQARPLRPYTGEVYGVLVDAYAQLGQPDAATAALESMLDVEPGLAAFTRASYDLELRGRVDDARAALERALSSALSPEDVAFCRYYLGELAWNSGDVEEAATQYTAGLDARANDVALLQGMAKVAYAQGRTDDALAAYQEITNRVPLPGYLLEYGELLQAVGRTDEAQAQYDVLAVQQRLYAAGGSTDDQVAALIAADHGEPADALRLAEAEWGRRQSIFSADSMAWALYANGRYAEAITFADRAAELGWRNASYFYHRGMILASLGRRDESLAALNEAMSINPYFNPLQAPIARATIASLESGS
- a CDS encoding DUF305 domain-containing protein, whose protein sequence is MTGRTPADSADTRADTSADVSPIESAGPAHWPRRVIAAGAVLALLLLAATGGLLLGRFGAAGSAVPAADSVDVGFAQDMSVHHRNAVQMASWARDNSGDPTVRPLAFDIESGQTAQIGQMQGWLALWDAPAFPVNGYMRWMSDMSTELGMGHTADGRARMPGMASTEDLARLRASTGPAADVLFLQLMLRHHEGGAGMLSYAAERAGRQQVRNLAAQMLTAQTAESQSIRQMLAERGAAPLPA
- a CDS encoding L,D-transpeptidase, with amino-acid sequence MPAPLVPGTPCTVTARACADLIGLQAWLFQDGRILRGPVPISIGDELDPTPPGRYAVEWKAKDWVSREYGTPMPYSVFFAPGGIAFHEGSLQTSSYGCIRMQRDNAAAFFDYLQVGDEVQVHSDAPAVG